From the genome of Medicago truncatula cultivar Jemalong A17 chromosome 2, MtrunA17r5.0-ANR, whole genome shotgun sequence:
AACTTTAAAAGACGAATTTGAATCCTTAAACATGAAAGAGTCAAATTCTATTTTCAAATACTTTTTAAGAGTCATATCctattttaaatcaattaaaaaaaaatgctgaGAATTTATAATATCTTATTGAAAttacatatttaaccctaatataTAATGATTAAAATTACATAATCACGACATATCTTTTAAAACAACACTACTAATAAAGTGGATTTTAAGGTGAGGGTTCAATTAAATCCCTCACTGATGGAACACCAAAAAATTACCTTTAGATTTAATGGATGGTCTAAATATGttataaattaaagtaaaaacTTATACACATTTCCACACATAATAATGCCCCTATCTCCTTCCCCACATGCATCCCTATCTATGGAGTATTCATCATCTTCCAATCACAAAATCTGCGGAAAGTTGTTTCCAAAAATCAAAAGCTCGTGGCCCAATTTGTATGTACACGCATACACCCACACCGATCAAAATAGTTTACATGTTGGGGAAAACTTCTTGACTAGAGATCAACAAACCTCTTGTCtattcaaaaaagaaacaagCAAACCtctttttaaagtaaaaatatatgtttaaccCAAAGAAAATGTACATCATCTTTATGGAATTAAAAGTACTTGTATGTTTTGAAATCAATcaaattcatatataaataaaattcatgttttaatGAAGCCACACCAACAACGACCAGTTTTCATCTTTTTAGTGGTTGATTGCATAAATTGGAAGATTATGGAGCCAAATTTAGATGCCAATGAACCGGATTTCATCGTTTCCATGATGCATAAGTGTTAATTAGATGAATGCAAAGCAACCGTTCTCTGCAGAATTTTAGTGAGTCGGGAAGAAATATAGCCAGGATTGTGTGTGGATATATGTGGAtattctcaattttattttcaggaACTTTGTACCCTTGATTAAATCCGAGGGTATTTTCTTGGTGTTTAACCGATGAGGGACTTGATAGAGCCCTCACTCTAGAATCCACCCTACTAATAATGtcaaataaaacaacaacaacaacaacaccaataataataataataaagtttaCACAAAATTACTCCAACgatctcttaacttaattttaaatcaCGGTTCAATCctttataacaaaattattcatcAAGAGTGCATCGCGAATAGGGATGTCAATGGATACCCAACGGGCAGGGTACTATAGTACCCATCTCTATACCCACGTTTGTAAAAAATGCCCATACTCGAGCCCataccctcgtgggcaacaactttagtgtccttccccataccctatgggtacTTAAGTGTCCATACCCACACACATTACCTGCACTTTAACcatcaaaagacaataaaaaacaccataattgaaataaaattatgatccaaaaaatttcaaatcaactaataaaatagtatgaatcgtagtatttagccaaataaaaaaatccaaaatatccctagaaagaatgaaaaaatagatattttacaTCGGTTATACGTAAAAAAGTTGCAGTTGCATGTTAAAGTCATAATAAATTGTTACTAAAgtttttattaagttgttttaggGTTATGGGGTTATGCTTGaatagtttaattaattaattaattgtacgtaaaaaataaataaattatttatcatattatataaatacaaatatgcGGGTTGCGGGACTGAGTAGTACAATGTCCATACCCGTGTCCATACCCATTCAATTTTGCAGGTAATTATCCATGCCCAAGTCCGGACCCATGAAAGTGGGGTTTTACCCTATCCATAGTGGATATTTTTTGCGGGTGCCCATAGGatctgggtccaattgccatccttAATCGCGAAAGCCAACAGCAagggtaacaaaaaaaaagcctGGCCCACCATACATGTTACAGGTACAAAAAACATTCAGGAAATAGCTTTTACACATGTCGCGGAGATTTCGTGAAGCATGATTTTGTTGTAAAGAGCATTTCCGAAATTTCTTCTCaaacaacaatgacaacaatTGATTTCCATACTCTATAAAtaagtccttttttttttttttctttctactttatATTGCAAGCACCAAAACACATGAAAACGTCCACACACAAAAATGTAGCTCAATCCAATGAAATTTAATGCCAAAATCAGAAATTTAATCACAACATAATTGATTAAAATGtacaatattttacacattaaaatgaacaatttttttttaagaagtcaaactaACCCACCAAAATTGGTATAGGGAGAATCGAATCCAAGCTCTTGAGAATAGCACAATCCATGGTCTCAAGCCAATACCAATAGACCAACCTAACTGAGGGTTTGTAGGATTTTCTTGGGAGTTATTGAAAACAAGCCAACACCACCGGACCCATCAAAGGTTTGGGAGTTATTGAAAACCCTAACTCTAATCACAATCGAACCTGACATTTAAAATCAAGCTTTCTTTTATTGATGTTTTTCACTTTATTCACCTTTGAAGATCGAGATCAAATTAATCCCCTGATATTGAAAATCCTAACTCTAATCACTTTCATTTCCTTATGACATTCAAAATTAACTTTCTTATTGTTTCAAAATCAAGCATATATACTACCCCAAGAGCAAGACATAGAGACCAAAAAACAAACTTATGACCCCTCCTAAAAGCACCCAATCGTGACCCCACCTCAATTGACTAGTGGTCCCAACAGATAATTGGTTCCACCACACACCCATCATAATGGGAACACAAATGACAAAAGTGTCTCCCAAAAAACCAATACCAAGACGTCAActatattttatcaaacaattGCTCAGCATCTAATGGCCTAATAGAGAAGACCAAATAATTGCGAGCTACCAAATGGACCTCACAACCATGCCTAAAAATACCTACCACGTCCCTTGGAAGAACCACTCCCAACCTAACCACCTAAAAATCCTATACCCCACCTTCGATGGCACTCCACATGTCACAACAAGATAATTGGCAGATTCGAGTTTCTTACCCCCAAAAAGTGCATAAGGAAGCCACCTGATGTctaatgttgttgttcttgaagaagataaagattTGAGTTTATATGAAGATTTGAGTTCTAGGTTTCATGAAACTTTTAGGTTTctttaaagaagatgaaaattccattccttattttttttttaacatagatGTGTTGTGTTAAAGatatttatgttaatattaaaaaacttaaaggctaaaataagaatatatctGTTTGATAAAAGAGTGAATCGTTGCCTAATGTTTAGTTAAGAGATCATGAGAGCAGACTTGactaaatatgaagaaaaacaaatggaaaaaacaatttaattgttttaaattgaATCTTCGGATTGTAACAAAAAGCTGAATCTTCGGATTTGTCATTTGTTTCCTTCCAACACTTCCGCAAAAGTGTTAACCTGTTGTAACAAAATCGCATGAATCCAGGACAAACATTCAAACAAGAATCAAAGCATGACATTCTAACTTTCACAGTATAAATACGAAACTCTCTCCTTATAACAACGAAAAAGAAACAGCAATGTAATGAAATCCAATATCAAATGtacaaataaaaactaaaaagaaccCTATGAGTCTGTAATAACTATGACAACAACAATTTGACCTTTgtctttattgaaaaataaacaacCAAACCTCCCTTGTCATAAGAATCATTGCTTCCTTGAGCGCAGAACCAGGATCAAATAAGAAGCATTTTCCCTAACTCTAACACTATCATGTTGCATCAACTCCATGCAACTTTCAAAAACCCCAGCACGAACAGCTTCCGTAACACTTTCTTCACTGTTACAACAGAGATATTTCAAAGCCAAAAGAGCAAACTCAACCCCTCTTTTAGTTCTAGTTCTATTCTTCAAAACACCAGCAAGAACCTCAACACACCCACCAAACTTTTCCATCTCTTCTATTGCTTCTTTGCGCTCAGCCAATAACCCAATAACTTCAACACATCGTTCAAGACCGGCGTCGAGCCTTCGAAGCAAAACTGGTACAGCTCCACATGCCACAACGGTTACTCGATTATTTGGAAAACGACAGAGAGTGTAGAGTGCAGTAGCtgcttcttttttctctctaccAACACCATCGCGAACGAGAGAAACCAAAGATTCAATAGCATGTGGGTATGCCCCGATCGTCGCCCTGTTTAGTTCCAAGAGAGCCAAGCTAGTGATAAGGGTTGCTGCCACAGCGCTACAGTCGGAGACTTCAGAGGAGAGAATGGGAATGAGACGGTCGAGGATGCCTTCTGCCATTAGGCCAACCTTGTTTTCATCTTCAAGGCTGATGTTGAGGAGAAGGGCGAGAGCTTTGTGGCGGAGGGTCTCGTTAGCGAGGCATGAGAAGACAACTGGTATGACGGGGGCGTCGGTGATGTTGCGGCGGAAGAGGGGGTCATGCTTTGAGAGAAAGAAGAGTTTGTTGAGCGATTCGAGTTTGTACTTAGTGGGCGCCTCATCAGAGGTTAGGGCAGAGACTAGGGTTtgggttagggttagggttggGGCTTCGGTTTGGAGAGGGGGAGGGTGGGGAAGAGTCTCGGGTGGAGGAGGGGCAAAACTGGAAATGATGGCACGAAGGGCGTGATTGGGAATGAGGTAAGTATGGAGGAGGGGAAATTTGGTGATTGGACATTTCCGGTGACCTAGGTCAAGCCATTGTTGGATTGAAGAACGGTCAAAGGTCTGACCGGAGGAGAGGATAACCGGATCGGACATAATTTCAAGCGAAATTGGGCACTTCAAGTGTTCAATAAGCTGTTCAGCCACAAGAAGCTGTTCAGCCGCTGCTGATGTCATTTTGgctaaaacaaaatctaaacctAATCTTTGAGTTTGAATGCGCTGTCGATCTCCTTTTTAGTGATTTGCAGGTTAAACAGACTGGTCCGTGTACACCGATTTTTATACCTAGGTCTACTAAAGAGTGTAGTAGTGAGCGAGTAATCATGTTTCTGCATTGGTTGGGCCGATGAGGGTTAAGGCCAGATAATTATATCACGTACCCCTACAATTAGTCATTTACCCTctacaaacaataaaaaatgtcattttctttGCGTGTGACTAAATGAATTGTCCAAATCATTGTGTCAATCCAAGAACTATTCTGGACGATAGCTTATGTTTGTTTTATTCGAACATCAGAAAACCATTATAGATATGCTGCGTAAAAATTGAAGTTGTGCGGAATTTTTGGCCATACCTTATCCATCAAGACCATTGGAGTGAGTTTTGTTGCATTGAGTTGCATAAGTGGTTACATTTCTTATTTGGAAACCGAATCTTTCAAGGGTAATAGGgaaacatttttaatttattttacatagTCCTATGTTTAGAGATTTGGATAatatagttttgttttgttttaaaaaattgtatagaAAGGAATAAAATCAAAATGGAGTAATACAGTAATAATAGAGTAACATAAAGGCGAgctaacgttttttttttttttttttttttttttgtggtggttggggttcgaacctcggaccttgcatatatatatatattatgcattgtccttaccaactgagttaagctcacgagaacagCTAacgttttttctttgttggatgatgaggcttttgttttgtttttatattttttgacaagagaGATTTGTCTTGTTATGACTAAAGGAGTTTCTCAATCCCTTTCACATAGACTAAACAAGAGTGTGCATGTTGTAATGCACTATAATTTTCTGAATACAATATATAAACTTTTCTTGAGCTTGGAATTAGAGATATCTCAAAACTTAACCAACAAATTCTTTTTGTAAAAGAATTGAAATCACATGCCTAACATATTGCTATATTCTTATAGAAACATTGCTTGAAAATTTATAGTTGCATTCTCATCATCCAGAGCCTACAATAATATTCACAAACAAATACTAAATATGTATATTATTGTTGTATTAAATAAGAGGCTTTTTATAGCACAAGTAGTGGAGAGGCAAGTACCTAAATAACGACCCTCTACTACAGTTGTGGTAACAGTTATGTCATTGGAACCAGAATTGAGCATACCACGTGATGATGAATCTGTCTCTAAGAAACACCTCTCTGAATACAAACCTGGCCTTCTAGGTTTTGGGAGCAACACACTTTCACCATCCAACATCAATACCACTGATGACATTGTTGGTCTTTCTTCTGGATGTTGTTGAACACATAAAAGACCTATTTGAATACACTTTAAAATGGATTCAGGGGTAGACACTTGATCCTCAAGTAATGGATCCATTAACTCAATGACTTTACCTTCGTTCCAAAGCTTCCATGCCTAACACGTTTTCATGGTACATTATCAATTGAttcaattcataaaaattaaagttaCTCATTTAATCATATTATAATATGTCAACTATTTTATGGAAACAACCATATTGTAATATTGCAATTTGATCATAAGGTTGAGGATTACGCATTGCCGGTGTAAAACTTAATTGCACCTTCATCCGATCAGATTTCTCTATGATGTCAATTTGTTATTACACTATACCGGCAAACATTTATATGGTAGAATTTGATTGGATGATTGTTACACTGTCAGTGCATAGTTCTCAAACTCTTTGATTATTTCAGATACATGCGCATTCATTATAATACTCACATGGCCTAAGAGATTCAACTTGTGATCAGGGTGAAAAAATCCTCTGTTTTTCTTGCCACTCAACAGCTCTAAAAGTAAAACTCCAAAGCTATAAACATCAGATTTGAAAGAGAAATGTCCATCCATTGCGTACTCTGGAGGCATGTATCCACTGCAACAATTTCAGAACATAGAATAATTTAGTAGTTATAAGATGAAAAAAGTTTGGTAGGTTAAGTCATTTTGTTTTAGTACTTACTATGTTCCAACTACCCTTTTGGTCTTTTCTTCAGTTTGATCTCCACCAAACATTCTTGCCATTCCAAAGTCAGAAATTTTTGGATTCATTTCGCCATCTAAAAGAACATTGCTTGCTTTTAGATCTCTATGAATTATTCTTAGTCTTGAATCTCTATGAAGATAGACAAGTCCCCTAGCAATGCCGTCAATAATGTCTAGCCTCTTTTGCCAACTAAGCGCAGAACGCTTGGTTTCATCTGATTCAGAATATTACTTGAGTTATAAAGTATAAAAATGATCAAGTAAAATACATGTTTGTtccaattaacattgtttatGCATAATTAGATGTGACAATGATATAGTTGAGAGACCAACCAAATAATAAAGAGTCCAAGCTTCTATTTGGCATATATTCATAGACCAACATTTTATCTTCTCCTTGAATACAACAACCAAGAAGCTTGACGAGATTTCGATGTTGAAGTTGTGAGATGAATATGACCTCATTCTTGAATTCTTGCAAGCCTTGTCCAGAATTCTCCGAGAGCCTTTTCACTGCTATTTCTTGTCCAGATGGAAGCTGGCCCTAAAAGTTACAACAGATCCAAGATATTATCATAGTTGTTGTAAAACTAAGAGGGTAAGTAGCTTTGGTACCTTTTCTTGATGGAAAAATCAACCAAACTTACTAAAACTTGTTTTGCAAGAAATTGGAAAGCTTCAACTGGCACTTTGAATGATTAGATTTGGATCAACTAATTACAACTACTAAAAGATAGATGATAATAACCTCAAACCAAACATGaccttaaatttttatttgtagaaAATAGTACTATTTTGAAGTGTACCATAGTGGTAAAATATGTTGGAAAGAAATATAACATCAAAGCTTAAAAGTTTAGATTAAATTAATTGtagttgttgaattttttcctaTCATGCCTACTGGAAGAAAGTTGTTATACATTAGTATGTTTGTGTAGAGGACCAAAATAATCACAAAGAGAAATAGCAATTTACTTTGTATACAGGACCAAATCCACCTTCTCCAATCTTATTGTAAAAAGAGAAATTCCTTGTTGCAGCTTCAATAATGGCAATCTCAAAAAATGGGAGTTCAAACTCACTCTTACTTGTGTCAACACTAAGTCGAATACCAGTCTCTTTGGCTGCATACAGAAGTAAAGAGGCAGTGATTAATTAGTGATActaattaaagaaaattaaaagtacATGAAATTTTCATCAACTAGAATAGAATCACAATAAATCTTTAGTTTACCTCTATTTCTTCTCCATTTCTTAATTATCAACCACAATGCTGAGGTAATAATAGTAGAGGCTACTGATATACTCACAAAGAGTAGTATCAGTTTCTTCCTTTTGTTTCTCTCAACATTTGAATCTAACtccacaaaagaaaagaaaaaaatattatatgcaatatatataaatgtactttaaaataaattgtgactaaattgattgaccaACAAAGAATCATTAATGTGATAAATGCAGTATATATTCATACCTAGTTCTGAAGCTGAAACTCTTACAAAGAAATCTTGTTCATTCACAGAATCCTCCCTTATATCAAATAAGTCTCCAAACCAAGCAATACAACCATTACCACTAGCATTTATATCAAGTTTTGCATAAGCAACACAAGAACAATTCTTAGAGCATTCTACCTCACATTGATCAATGTTAATGCTATAGTTTACATGAAACTCTACAGAATCTGGTAGTTTCATTCCTATAAACTTCTTAAATACATCGCCATTTCTACAAACTTTTGAATTTTCCCTAACACATCCACTAGACCAATCAAGCATTTTCCAATCATGCATATTCCTTGGCTCAAAACCATTCAAACACTTGCAAATTGGAGAGTTTTTTATGTTACAAGTTCCATAAGCACCGCAaataccataatcatcacatcggTCGCCTTGAACATTAAACTCAGAAAACCAATTCGAACGATGATCGTTCCATGTGAAATGCTGAATTAAACCAGATTCACTAAGCACAAATCTTGAAACAATGTCGTCTTTAGTCTCAAAAGAGTAATAAACTTCATcagaatcaaaaacaaaaaccggtttgaaaattggattttcccTTAGAACTGGATCACCTTTGTATTGTTCCACATACCATGGTCCACTTCTGAAAATTTTCTTCTTACCCTTTTGAAGAAAAAGCTGAGGAAGTCCACGTGGATCAACGCTATAACTATATTCACCTGAAGAAGGATTATCAATGTTCTTCCAAGAAGTTAAATGAATGTTCAAACCAGTTTTGAAGTTCCTACCAAGTTTCATTCCTGGTAACAATGTATTAGAAGGATAATCGAAACTTTGCCACAAAATTTCTTCTGAGTTTTCATCTTCAAAGTTCTTCAAGACAAAGTTTCCAGTGTCTAGAAGCTGTGCTACCGGAGTTTTTGCCGGTCCAGATGAATTTGAGGCCCATAGAACACTTCCTCCGTAGTTAAGAATAATGAGTTTTCCATCATTGTTGAATGTTAATGTACCATTGTGATCAAGAAGTGGTTTATCTCTATTTGCAACCCAAACAATATTCTTTATGTGAATTTGCTTATACCATATTCCAAGATAAGTGTAAGTGGAATTTTTAGGTGTAAAGAAACCAAGTTCAAAATTTTGTGAAGGTGAAATTAGTGTTTGGTTACCAGTGATGAATTGTGGTGGAGTTATGGTATCTTCTGCTTTTGAAGGTATTGGAAACAATGTTGTTAAATGGAAACAAGTAGCAAGAAGTAGAAAGATGAACTCAGTTTTCTCCATGATTAGTTTTTTATCCttcacattattattattattattagtactTATATAAAGAAAATCTGCATTATTTAATCATACTACTGTTCTTAAAATCTTGTGTTGATGAATAGGAGTTTAATTGACCAGTTTAACTTAAATTAAGCAAAAGAATTGTATAATTGGGAGTAGGTGTGTATCTTGAGGGTCcagttctttttcttttcttatggAAAGTCACATAAAAGGACATTAGGTGATTAGGTTCAATAACACCAACTGAACTACGTAATTAAGCAATAATATTTGATGGAGACCCACCCGCGATATGGTTAATCATGcgaaaaatatgattaattcaTTTGAGTAGATGATCAATTCAATTCACGTTgaaaattatgcttaattgctAGCCACATTGTTTAACGTAATTAACCAGATGTTGCGGTTGCGCCCGTGTACAAAATAGGAGTGTCCATGTATTTGATAGTTGAGAAAGTAACTACGGCCAAATGGAGGAAATAAGGGAACATAAGTTTGAAATTAGTCACCACAGATTCATCTTGTTCGAGGGTTTGATGTTGACAGTTTTATAATAATCATTGTACGTCGATAACTACGAAGTACGACACTTTTCGGATTAGACGTGCATCATTATCAAACACGTGTTGTGTTCAACACCGACACAACAcccacatataattacactaaattatgtgattttctaaaattattagTGGTGTTAGACATGTCACTATCTGTGTTGTGTCCGATGTCCATATCCGTATACATGcataacaaaatattaagacaatattttaatatgatatGTGAGGGTGATTGTGTGCCTGATGAAGAAAAAAACGCAATCATGGATTGGTTTGtgtaaataataatagaatGTTGAAAGTCTCAAGTTAGTATCCCATGTTCTacacttctttctttctttctttgttttcctcTTTTTCTGCATATGGAATGTAAATTTTCCTTTGACTATtatgtttaaaaagaaaagtggGGGGGACTAATTTGGGAATATTATTTGAAAGAGAGTCTTTGGTTTGCTTCAAATATGGACTGTCTAATGCCTATGGTTCCCTAGCATATTTACATGTAGTATCAAACAACGAcacttgtattttttgtttattctttctGGACCACAACCAGTGTCCAGGATTTATATCATGTCAAACAATCAGTAGGGCCATGCAAAAATTAACGTAGATTGATAAGGTTAAATTGAAGaagttaacaattttttttttgaaaaaaggaagTTAaccaatttaatatttattttgaaagaaagtataaaatttaatattataatagtaataaaatatatgatttatatatatacttaagTAAGTTGGTTTGATAAGCCTAAAATGCTTTTCTTATGatctaaataaaaaaagctTAGTCTGATTTGAATATGAAGTAGATTAGATAGTAAATTCATGTAAGTTGGTCTAACCtatttttatctatattttatttgtttttttttaggaatctatattttatttgttaaaattaaacATGTTAACTTATTTCATTACATACTATTCAGAGCTaaacaaaattgtcattaataaaacaaaatgtcATTAGAGACTATATGGCATAAAGGAAATGTTCATTGTTACAAATAATGATGccacaaaaaataaaggatgtTGATAGGCTAATATCACCCAGAACTAGGAGGaaatctaatctaatctaatgGTTTTGAGCGTTACAACTCATTCGTATGGATAGAATGAAATTTTCCCTCTTGTACTTTAGCACTTTCCTTATATTGGTTTGGTCCATCAATCTTCCTCAATAGTAAAATCttcagaaataaaaaatataattgaattcAAAAAGTTAACGAGCTCTTCTTAAGATAAATAATTCGTAAGAACCTGATTTCGATTTCTGATGGAAATAATTATTGCTAATACTTTATTTATCTTCAGTCAAATTTGAGATTACTAGGGTTCATTTCCCCTAAGAACCGAagtgttaacaaaaaaaatgaaagttacTCAATAGACACATCAATTTCGCTCTCAATTAGATCTTAACTCCCGATCaactatttttatgtttaaaattcGATCGAATCCTATCTCTCAATAGACTATTTTCAAACACGTGAGCAATTAAAAAGTCTCTATTAAGCAACCATCTAAAAATACCGACAAgcacaaatttcttaaaactcTTTTTTAAGTAGGAATTGGGTACAAATCGAAAGCCCCAAACTCCTAGACAAGGGCAAACCCAGACTTTCAATATTGGTGggattaaaatttcaaagaaactatatatatatatatatatattaacaaagcaaacttgtaaccattaagcacaacaacaaaatgattTAGCTAAAATCAGTTAAGCTACCAACCATCAACACTTACagtgttcggggttcaaaccacaaaccttacatatatcaCGCATTGTCcttattaattgaattaaattcaCGTAAACAACACTCTTTTATTTGCTAAAACTCACGTTGATTTCACCATTTATGTACTACCTATTGATCCACATGAGTGAGTGCACatgttaggaaaagaaaaagtttctATTACattcctcataatatcttttcccgtttaaaaaaacacacacatactAGAATGCtccacattttttttctctctctttattaTCCTAATAATGGAATGTGTAATGATTCGCCGCCTCTATAGACATTGTGTTCTTTGAACTTTTCTTCATGACCCAAGTTCTGAAGACTGAAGTCTTTCCTTCCTTAATTACCAAATGAAATTGCGTAACGTATATGGTGCTAACTGCTAAGTCAATTTTCGACcatgttctgtttttttttgcgTATGTTTTCTAGAACTACTAGAATTATCTGTCCCACCTGGCTGCGACACTATTGTATGTTGACTTTCTgtttacacacacacaaactGCAATTCTAGTTTGGTCAATGAGATATGCAAAT
Proteins encoded in this window:
- the LOC11425150 gene encoding U-box domain-containing protein 8, with the protein product MTSAAAEQLLVAEQLIEHLKCPISLEIMSDPVILSSGQTFDRSSIQQWLDLGHRKCPITKFPLLHTYLIPNHALRAIISSFAPPPPETLPHPPPLQTEAPTLTLTQTLVSALTSDEAPTKYKLESLNKLFFLSKHDPLFRRNITDAPVIPVVFSCLANETLRHKALALLLNISLEDENKVGLMAEGILDRLIPILSSEVSDCSAVAATLITSLALLELNRATIGAYPHAIESLVSLVRDGVGREKKEAATALYTLCRFPNNRVTVVACGAVPVLLRRLDAGLERCVEVIGLLAERKEAIEEMEKFGGCVEVLAGVLKNRTRTKRGVEFALLALKYLCCNSEESVTEAVRAGVFESCMELMQHDSVRVRENASYLILVLRSRKQ
- the LOC11421613 gene encoding G-type lectin S-receptor-like serine/threonine-protein kinase At4g27290, producing MEKTEFIFLLLATCFHLTTLFPIPSKAEDTITPPQFITGNQTLISPSQNFELGFFTPKNSTYTYLGIWYKQIHIKNIVWVANRDKPLLDHNGTLTFNNDGKLIILNYGGSVLWASNSSGPAKTPVAQLLDTGNFVLKNFEDENSEEILWQSFDYPSNTLLPGMKLGRNFKTGLNIHLTSWKNIDNPSSGEYSYSVDPRGLPQLFLQKGKKKIFRSGPWYVEQYKGDPVLRENPIFKPVFVFDSDEVYYSFETKDDIVSRFVLSESGLIQHFTWNDHRSNWFSEFNVQGDRCDDYGICGAYGTCNIKNSPICKCLNGFEPRNMHDWKMLDWSSGCVRENSKVCRNGDVFKKFIGMKLPDSVEFHVNYSINIDQCEVECSKNCSCVAYAKLDINASGNGCIAWFGDLFDIREDSVNEQDFFVRVSASELDSNVERNKRKKLILLFVSISVASTIITSALWLIIKKWRRNRAKETGIRLSVDTSKSEFELPFFEIAIIEAATRNFSFYNKIGEGGFGPVYKGQLPSGQEIAVKRLSENSGQGLQEFKNEVIFISQLQHRNLVKLLGCCIQGEDKMLVYEYMPNRSLDSLLFDETKRSALSWQKRLDIIDGIARGLVYLHRDSRLRIIHRDLKASNVLLDGEMNPKISDFGMARMFGGDQTEEKTKRVVGTYGYMPPEYAMDGHFSFKSDVYSFGVLLLELLSGKKNRGFFHPDHKLNLLGHAWKLWNEGKVIELMDPLLEDQVSTPESILKCIQIGLLCVQQHPEERPTMSSVVLMLDGESVLLPKPRRPGLYSERCFLETDSSSRGMLNSGSNDITVTTTVVEGRYLGTCLSTTCAIKSLLFNTTIIYIFSICL